From one Ooceraea biroi isolate clonal line C1 chromosome 7, Obir_v5.4, whole genome shotgun sequence genomic stretch:
- the LOC113562242 gene encoding odorant receptor 43a-like encodes MEVSKHSTYRDYEWAIELNRLSLTLLGIWPENHEAKQKKLISNIRVIIILNLITWICLIPSLHSLLKIYDDIMSTIDNLQYTMPPLMAIIKLFIIWQKKYDILLLLNMIKDDWLRPKTSDERNVMLKQARIARILTIFGCFMMLMSIISAILLPLFGISIRYRTNRTDPGKSLPLQLYYVYDKDKSPFFFEITYVLQCISVMLIGVMYSSTDSFLSLLVFHVCGQLENLKKRVIDLDKFHNFRIALSYIVRDHMRLIRSINIIDNVFTIMLLGALLYFGILFAFYGFLFGNLFSQGRDLSVARLTFFIIVSSTLFTHMCLYCVVGEILLAQCEAVYEATYEYKWYMLEPKEAKHLLMIMIRANKPLYLTAGKLFPMTMALFCNLLKTSGGYISVLLAHRE; translated from the exons ATGGAGGTGTCGAAGCATTCAACATACAGAG attATGAATGGGCCATTGAATTAAATCGGCTCAGTTTAACATTGCTCGGCATTTGGCCAGAGAATCATGAAGCAAagcagaaaaaattaatatcgaacaTACGTGTGatcattatattaaatctaaTTACCTGGATCTGCCTCATTCCATCTCTACATTCATTGCTGAAGATTTATGATGACATAATGTCGACAATCGATAATTTGCAGTACACCATGCCGCCTCTGATGGCCATAATAAAACTGTTCATTATTTGGCAAAAAAAATATG ACATTCTACTTCTATTAAATATGATCAAAGACGATTGGCTGAGACCAAAGACATCGGACGAGAGGAACGTTATGTTAAAACAAGCGCGAATCGCACGTATTCTGACGATATTCGGTTGTTTCATGATGCTTATGTCTATCATTTCCGCtattcttcttcctctctttggCATTTCAATTAGATACAGGACAAATAGAACGGATCCGGGCAAATCTTTACCGTTACAACTATACTATGTCTACGATAAAGACAAGAGTccattttttttcgaaataacGTATGTTCTACAGTGTATTTCAGTAATGCTGATCGGCGTCATGTATTCTAGTACGGACAGTTTTTTGAGCTTGCTAGTGTTTCACGTGTGTGGTCAGCTGGAAAATCTCAAGAAACGTGTGATTGATCTTGATAAATTTCATAACTTCAGGATTGCTCTATCATACATCGTTCGGGATCATATGCGTCTTATCAG ATCTATCAATATCATTGACAATGTATTTACTATAATGCTGCTAGGGGCACTCTTATACTTTGGCATATTATTCGCTTTTTATGGATTTTTATTTGGTAAT CTGTTCAGCCAAGGTCGAGATCTTTCTGTTGCACGTTTAACTTTCTTCATAATAGTGTCCTCCACCTTGTTTACCCATATGTGCCTATATTGTGTTGTAGGTGAAATTTTACTTGCACAA TGTGAAGCAGTTTACGAGGCTACCTATGAATACAAGTGGTACATGTTGGAACCGAAAGAAGCGAAACATCTATTGATGATAATGATTCGTGCCAATAAGCCGTTGTATCTCACTGCGGGAAAACTGTTTCCTATGACTATGGCCCTGTTTTGTAAC CTCTTAAAGACATCAGGTGGTTATATATCGGTTTTGTTGGCACATCGGGAGTAA
- the LOC105287092 gene encoding odorant receptor 43a-like isoform X1, producing MDGTNSAYKDYEWAIELNRLSLTLLGIWPENHETKQKKLISDIRVIITLNLITWICLIPSLHSLLKIYDDIMSTIDNLQYTLPLFMAMIKLFIIWQKKYDILPLLNMIKDDWLRPKTSEERNVMIKHARIARILTIVGYFVMLLTLIFGFVFPLFGFSIRYRTNRTDPDKSLPIQTYYIYDKDKSPFFEITYILQSISLVLLAFMYSSPDSFLSLLVFHVCGQLENLKKRVIDLDKFQDFRNVLSYNVRNHIRLIRSINIIDNVFTIMLLGALIYFGILFAFYGFLFGTMFSQGRNLSVARLTFIVIVSLNTFMHMCLYCVVGEILLAQCEAIYDAAYEYNWYTLEPKETKNLLMIMIRANKPLYLTAGKLFPMTMATFCNLLKTSGGYISVLLAHRE from the exons ATGGACGGTACGAATTCAGCATATAAAG aCTACGAATGGGCTATTGAATTAAATCGGCTCAGTTTAACATTGCTCGGTATTTGGCCAGAGAACCACGAAACAAagcagaaaaaattaatatcggacATACGTGTGATCATTACATTAAATCTAATTACCTGGATCTGCCTTATTCCATCTTTACATTCATTGCTGAAGATTTACGATGACATAATGTCGACAATCGATAATTTACAGTACACCTTGCCGCTTTTTATGGCCATGATAAAATTGTTCATTATTTGGCAAAAAAAATATG ATATTCTACCTCTATTAAATATGATCAAAGACGATTGGTTGAGACCAAAGACGTCAGAGGAAAGGAACGTTATGATAAAACATGCGCGAATCGCACGTATTCTAACGATAGTCGGTTACTTCGTAATGTTACTAACTCTCATCTTTGGCTTTGTTTTTCCCCTATTTGGCTTTTCAATCAGATATAGGACAAACAGAACAGACCCGGACAAGTCTTTGCCGATTCAAACATATTACATCTACGATAAAGACAAGAGTCCATTTTTCGAAATAACGTATATTCTACAGAGTATTTCATTAGTACTGCTCGCCTTCATGTATTCTAGTCCGGACAGCTTCCTGAGTTTGCTAGTTTTTCATGTGTGTGGTCAGCTGGAAAATCTCAAGAAACGTGTAATAGATTTGGATAAGTTTCAGGACTTCAGGAATGTCCTATCATACAACGTTAGGAATCATATACGTCTTATCAG ATCTATCAATATCATTGACAATGTGTTTACTATAATGCTGCTAGGAGCACTTATTTATTTTGGCATATTATTCGCTTTTTACGGTTTTTTATTTGGTACT ATGTTTAGTCAAGGTCGAAACCTTTCTGTTGCACGTTTAACTTTCATCGTGATAGTATCTCTCAATACATTTATGCATATGTGTCTCTACTGTGTTGTAGGTGAAATTTTGCTTGCACAA TGCGAGGCAATTTACGATGCAGCATACGAATACAACTGGTACACATTGGAAccgaaagaaacgaaaaatctATTGATGATAATGATTCGTGCCAACAAGCCGTTGTATCTCACTGCGGGAAAATTGTTTCCTATGACTATGGCAACATTTTGTAAC tTGTTAAAGACATCAGGTGGTTATATATCCGTGTTGCTGGCACATCGGGAATAA
- the LOC105287092 gene encoding uncharacterized protein LOC105287092 isoform X2 yields the protein MDGTNSAYKDYEWAIELNRLSLTLLGIWPENHETKQKKLISDIRVIITLNLITWICLIPSLHSLLKIYDDIMSTIDNLQYTLPLFMAMIKLFIIWQKKYDILPLLNMIKDDWLRPKTSEERNVMIKHARIARILTIVGYFVMLLTLIFGFVFPLFGFSIRYRTNRTDPDKSLPIQTYYIYDKDKSPFFEITYILQSISLVLLAFMYSSPDSFLSLLVFHVCGQLENLKKRVIDLDKFQDFRNVLSYNVRNHIRLIRSINIIDNVFTIMLLGALIYFGILFAFYGFLFGTVKFCLHNARQFTMQHTNTTGTHWNRKKRKIY from the exons ATGGACGGTACGAATTCAGCATATAAAG aCTACGAATGGGCTATTGAATTAAATCGGCTCAGTTTAACATTGCTCGGTATTTGGCCAGAGAACCACGAAACAAagcagaaaaaattaatatcggacATACGTGTGATCATTACATTAAATCTAATTACCTGGATCTGCCTTATTCCATCTTTACATTCATTGCTGAAGATTTACGATGACATAATGTCGACAATCGATAATTTACAGTACACCTTGCCGCTTTTTATGGCCATGATAAAATTGTTCATTATTTGGCAAAAAAAATATG ATATTCTACCTCTATTAAATATGATCAAAGACGATTGGTTGAGACCAAAGACGTCAGAGGAAAGGAACGTTATGATAAAACATGCGCGAATCGCACGTATTCTAACGATAGTCGGTTACTTCGTAATGTTACTAACTCTCATCTTTGGCTTTGTTTTTCCCCTATTTGGCTTTTCAATCAGATATAGGACAAACAGAACAGACCCGGACAAGTCTTTGCCGATTCAAACATATTACATCTACGATAAAGACAAGAGTCCATTTTTCGAAATAACGTATATTCTACAGAGTATTTCATTAGTACTGCTCGCCTTCATGTATTCTAGTCCGGACAGCTTCCTGAGTTTGCTAGTTTTTCATGTGTGTGGTCAGCTGGAAAATCTCAAGAAACGTGTAATAGATTTGGATAAGTTTCAGGACTTCAGGAATGTCCTATCATACAACGTTAGGAATCATATACGTCTTATCAG ATCTATCAATATCATTGACAATGTGTTTACTATAATGCTGCTAGGAGCACTTATTTATTTTGGCATATTATTCGCTTTTTACGGTTTTTTATTTGGTACT GTGAAATTTTGCTTGCACAA TGCGAGGCAATTTACGATGCAGCATACGAATACAACTGGTACACATTGGAAccgaaagaaacgaaaaatctATTGA
- the LOC105287074 gene encoding odorant receptor 43a-like has protein sequence MDGTNSAYKDYEWAIELNRLSLTLLGIWPENHETKQKKLISDIRVIITLNLITWICFIPSLHSLLKIYDDIMSTIDNLQYTLPLFMAMIKLFIIWQKKYDILPLLNMIKDDWLRPKTSEERNVMIKQARIARIITIVGYFVMLLTLIFSVVFPLFGFSIRYRTNRTDPDKSLPIQTYYIYDKDKSPFFEITYILQSISLVLLAFMYSSPDSFLSLLVFHVCGQLENLKKRVIDLDKFQDFRNVLSYNVRNHIRLIRSINIIDNVFTIILLGALLYFGILFAFYGFLFGTMFSRGTDVPVTRLTFIVIVSLNFFAHMCLYCVVGEILLAQCEAVYEATYEYKWYMLEPKEAKHLLMIMIRANKPLYLTAGKLFPMTMALFCNVLKTSGGYISVLLAHRE, from the exons ATGGACGGTACGAATTCAGCATATAAAG aCTACGAATGGGCTATTGAATTAAATCGGCTCAGTTTAACATTGCTCGGTATTTGGCCAGAGAACCACGAAACAAagcagaaaaaattaatatcggacATACGTGTGATCATTACATTAAATCTAATTACCTGGATCTGCTTTATTCCATCTCTACACTCATTGCTGAAGATTTACGATGACATAATGTCGACAATCGATAATTTACAGTACACCTTGCCGCTTTTTATGGCCATGATAAAATTGTTCATTATTTGGCAAAAAAAATATG ATATTCTACCTCTATTAAATATGATCAAAGACGATTGGTTGAGACCAAAGACGTCAGAGGAAAGGAACGTTATGATAAAACAAGCGCGAATCGCACGTATTATAACGATAGTCGGTTACTTCGTAATGTTACTAACTCTCATCTTTAGCGTTGTTTTTCCCCTATTTGGTTTTTCAATCAGATATAGGACAAACAGAACAGACCCGGACAAGTCTTTGCCGATTCAAACATATTACATCTACGATAAAGACAAGAGTCCATTTTTCGAAATAACGTATATTCTACAGAGTATTTCATTAGTACTGCTCGCCTTCATGTATTCTAGTCCGGACAGCTTCCTGAGTTTGCTAGTTTTTCATGTGTGTGGTCAGCTGGAAAATCTCAAGAAACGTGTAATAGATTTGGATAAGTTTCAGGACTTCAGGAATGTCCTATCATACAACGTTAGGAATCATATACGTCTAATCAG ATCTATCAATATCATTGACAATGTGTTTACTATAATACTGCTAGGAGCACTCCTTTACTTTGGCATATTATTCGCTTTTTACGGTTTTTTATTTGGTACT ATGTTTAGCCGAGGTACAGATGTTCCTGTAACACGTTTAACTTTCATCGTGATAGtatctttaaatttttttgcGCATATGTGTCTCTACTGTGTTGTAGGTGAAATTTTACTTGCACAA TGCGAGGCAGTGTACGAGGCTACCTATGAATACAAGTGGTACATGTTGGAACCGAAAGAAGCGAAACATCTATTGATGATAATGATTCGTGCCAATAAGCCGTTGTATCTCACTGCAGGAAAACTGTTTCCTATGACTATGGCCCTGTTTTGTAAC GTCTTAAAGACATCAGGTGGTTATATATCGGTTTTGTTGGCACATCGGGagtaa